In Arachis hypogaea cultivar Tifrunner chromosome 17, arahy.Tifrunner.gnm2.J5K5, whole genome shotgun sequence, a single window of DNA contains:
- the LOC112765608 gene encoding F-box protein CPR1-like: protein MCPPFKKKPPSDFAVLGSCRGFILLHRHPHFLVVWNPLTGFSKRISYSHGVHRRMFYGFRLPYGFRLPYSARLYGFGYDASRDDYLVVVAWIEWERRDHLDCLSLRTNSWINLDVALPESLRVFEYPSCGLFLNGAIHWVPFPVKAYSDAILIFDLKERTFSTISAPEHLPCSYPGLALLGGCLALYYYNNDSDKTEIWVMKEYKVHSSWTLYQIPCGNFRPLCLSNNGDIIGEQFILDKEEKKKFLIYNVGGQLLPRVKYPCFVHNISVTDAMYTESLLTLPSDIKDNKKKKRKTNIKFTIKFSITKDPNKERR, encoded by the exons ATGTGTCCGCCTTTCAAAAAGAAACCACCTTCTGATTTTGCTGTCTTGGGATCCTGCAGAGGTTTTATTCTCTTGCATCGACACCCACATTTTCTTGTGGTATGGAACCCACTCACTGGATTCAGCAAAAGAATATCCTATTCTCATGGTGTTCATCGTCGTATGTTCTATGGCTTTAGGCTTCCCTATGGCTTTAGGCTTCCCTACAGTGCCCGCCTGTATGGATTTGGTTATGATGCATCCCGGGATGATTACTTAGTTGTTGTAGCTTGGATCGAGTGGGAAAGGCGAGATCACTTGGATTGCTTGTCCTTGAGAACCAATTCATGGATTAATCTTGATGTTGCACTTCCCGAATCCTTGCGTGTTTTTGAGTACCCGTCTTGTGGGTTGTTCTTGAATGGTGCTATTCATTGGGTGCCTTTCCCTGTTAAAGCTTACAGTGATGCTATTCTTATCTTTGATCTGAAGGAAAGGaccttttcaaccatatctgcgCCGGAACACCTGCCATGCTCCTATCCAGGTCTCGCCCTACTAGGAGGCTGCCTAGCCTTATATTATTACAATAATGATAGCGATAAAACTGAGATATGGGTGATGAAAGAATATAAAGTGCATTCATCTTGGACTCTCTATCAGATTCCTTGTGGAAACTTCCGGCCTTTGTGCTTATCCAATAATGGTGATATTATTGGAGAACAATTTATTTTggataaagaagaaaagaaaaagtttctCATATATAATGTGGGAGGACAGCTGCTCCCACGTGTTAAATATCCTTGTTTTGTACATAACATCAGTGTAACCGATGCTATGTATACAGAGAGTCTCTTGACACTTCCAAGTGACATTAAGGataacaagaagaagaaaaggaaaacg AACATCAAGTTCACCATCAAGTTTAGCATCACCAAAGATCCaaacaaagaaagaagatga
- the LOC112763884 gene encoding uncharacterized protein: protein MPKAVTNKLIALQRSFLWCKEDGTCGMPLVKWEVVQAPKKVGGLGVGDAVLRNTALLFKWWWRFSKEECPLWKKVVCSCNNLIPNVMLSSQTLPVRGGPWKDICQLNKAEQQMEQSQSNPQPQDSQTGSSRGKSDPAWQYFTVKYDKNNKAQYTCIFCLNTYNGRGIYRMKYHLAKIPGQIKVCNKVTEDVELQFKRFLEENKKNRAEKRKYTADCYDVESETQAEEEGEAPNPVQPPAPATMGDKGKRRAIAATPIGSYFKERTTPGSQPALKSVLASKQVKHNVKLGLARWIIDARIPFNAIQSPYFQPALDGVAAIGPGFKGPSYDEMRVHLLADLKKECQLLVEGYRSSWKRTGCTLMADGWTDQRQRTLINFLVYCPAGMSFVKSVDASDMIKTADTLFKLFAEVIEWVGSSNIVHVVTDNAANYVSSGKLIHEKYPNIFWSPCAAHCINLILKDIASLPHIADLASRASKVTVFVYNHMIFLSWLRKRKDWKEIVRPGVTRFATVFITLKSMYDHKQDLQALVIDKYFTSHKLSKSVNGKMVSSIILDSKFWEDCFTTVMLVGPLIKLLRLVDADEKPSLGIVYAGMQRAKINIKTMFRNRKSAYTPYTSILKMRWDKHLKRDLHAAAYFLNPDYFYSEGFVEKANILRSLLDLFDIETLCDDSVAAMQEIQLYRDRKGSFGRESALKAIKRLEPGELWRLHGGSAPNLQKMVIRLLHQTSSSSGCERNWSLFEQIHSKRRNRLEHQRLSDIVYVTYNLRLQSRMHRKKKNYDPIDIQSIDTVDFWVMPDEGDPEFTNGDIEGIENLIYTDNAMPSYPTDGGDVELDVDFPNVADSSNTASFGGTSDDGGFGLPVYDGDVGTLNDNYDF from the exons ATGCCGAAGGCGGTTACTAACAAGCTAATTGCACTTCAGAGAAGTTTTTTGTGGTGCAAGGAGGATGGCACCTGTGGTATGCCCCTAGTGAAGTGGGAAGTGGTTCAGGCTCCAAAAAAGGTTGGAGGATTGGGGGTGGGAGATGCAGTACTAAGAAACACAGCGCTGTTATTCAAATGGTGGTGGCGTTTCTCAAAGGAGGAGTGCCCGCTGTGGAAGAAAGTTGTGTGTTCGTGTAATAATCTGATTCCTAATGTTATGCTATCTAGTCAGACTCTCCCTGTGAGGGGGGGGCCATGGAAAGACATATGTCAGTTGAATAAAGCAGAACAACAG ATGGAACAATCACAAAGTAACCCACAACCACAAGATTCTCAAACTGGTTCATCCAGAGGTAAATCTGATCCAGCTTGGCAGTATTTTACAGTGAAGTATGACAAAAATAACAAGGCTCAATATACATGTATTTTCTGCTtgaatacttacaatggaaggGGGATATATAGAATGAAATATCATCTTGCAAAGATCCCTGGACAAATTAAAGTTTGTAACAAAGTAACTGAAGATGTTGAACTTCAATTCAAAAGGTTTTtggaggaaaacaaaaaaaatagggcagaaaaaagaaaatatacagCTGATTGTTATGATGTGGAAAGTGAAACACAAGCGGAAGAAGAGGGTGAAGCACCTAATCCTGTACAACCTCCGGCTCCTGCAACAATGGGAGACAAAGGAAAGAGAAGAGCGATTGCTGctactccaattggaagttatttTAAGGAAAGGACTACGCCAGGCTCTCAACCAGCTTTGAAAAGTGTCTTGGCCAGTAAACAAGTTAAACACAATGTTAAGTTGGGGCTTGCAAGATGGATCATTGATGCACGGATTCCATTCAATGCAATTCAATCGCCTTACTTTCAACCTGCCTTGGACGGCGTTGCTGCAATTGGACCTGGTTTCAAGGGACCGTCGTATGATGAAATGAGAGTTCATTTGCTGGCCGATCTTAAGAAGGAGTGTCAGTTGCTTGTTGAAGGTTATAGAAGCTCGTGGAAAAGGACTGGTTGTACACTGATGGCAGATGGCTGGACTGATCAAAGGCAGCGTACGTTAATTAATTTTCTAGTTTATTGTCCTGCTGGTATGTCATTTGTTAAGTCTGTTGATGCTTCTGATATGATAAAAACTGCCGATACCTTGTTTAAATTGTTTGCTGAGGTTATTGAGTGGGTTGGGTCTAGTAACATTGTGCATGTGGTTACTGATAATGCTGCGAATTATGTATCTTCTGGAAAACTCATTCATGAAaagtatccaaatattttttggtCTCCTTGTGCTGCTCATTGCATCAATCTTATCTTGAAAGACATAGCAAGTCTTCCTCACATAGCTGACCTTGCCTCTCGTGCTTCAAAAGTGACTGTCTTTGTTTACAATCATATGATTTTCTTGTCATGgcttagaaaaagaaaagattggAAAGAAATTGTTCGACCAGGAGTAACACGTTTTGCTACTGTTTTCATTACTTTGAAAAGTATGTATGATCATAAACAAGACTTGCAAGCATTGGTGATTGACAAATATTTCACTTCTCATAAATTATCCAAGAGTGTCAATGGGAAGATGgttagttcaattatcttggatagTAAGTTTTGGGAGGATTGTTTTACTACTGTTATGCTTGTTGGTCCTCTAATTAAGTTATTGAGGCTTGTTGATGCTGATGAGAAACCTTCTCTGGGTATCGTGTATGCGGGCATGCAAAGAGCCAAAATTAATATCAAGACAATGTTTAGAAATAGGAAATCTGCATACACACCTTATACAAGTATCTTGAAAATGCGGTGGGATAAGCATTTGAAGCGTGACCTCCATGCAGCAGCATACTTTTTGAATCCAGATTACTTCTATAGTGAGGGGTTTGTTGAGAAGGCAAATATCTTGAGGTCTTTGCTTGATTTATTTGATATTGAAACTCTTTGCGATGACTCGGTTGCCGCAATGCAAGAGATACAGTTGTATCGAGATCGAAAAGGAAGTTTTGGAAGGGAAAGTGCATTGAAAGCAATTAAGAGACTTGAACCTG GTGAATTGTGGAGGCTACATGGTGGGAGTGCTCCTAACTTGCAAAAAATGGTAAttcgtcttcttcatcaaacatctTCATCATCCGGCTGCGAGAGGAACTGGAGCCTCTTTGAACAAATCCATTCAAAGAGGAGGAACCGATTAGAGCATCAAAGGCTAAGTGACATTGTTTATGTCACTTATAATCTACGCCTTCAATCTAGAATGCATCGCAAGAAGAAGAATTATGATCCAATTGACATTCAAAGCATTGACACAGTAGATTTTTGGGTAATGCCGGATGAAGGTGATCCTGAATTCACTAATGGAGATATCGAAggcattgaaaatttaatttatacggATAATGCTATGCCTTCATATCCTACAG atggagGAGATGTGGAACTTGATGTGGATTTCCCTAATGTTGCTGATTCTTCAAATACAGCTTCTTTTGGTGGTACTTCTGATGATGGTGGCTTTGGATTACCTGTTTATGATGGAGATGTTGGAACActtaatgataattatgatttttga